One part of the Arachidicoccus terrestris genome encodes these proteins:
- the recA gene encoding recombinase RecA: MSNVNAEKLKALKLTIDKIDKDFGKGSVMMMNEKPNSVIDSISTGSIGLDTALGIGGLPRGRVVEIYGPESSGKTTLATHVIAEAQKRGGMCAIVDAEHAFDSSYARKLGVDVDNLLISQPDYGEQALEITDRLILSGALDVVVVDSVAALVPKGELEGEMGDSKMGLQARLMSQALRKLTATISKTNTICIFINQLREKIGVMFGNPETTTGGNALKFYASVRLDIRRAAQIKDGDVPIGNRVKVKVVKNKVAPPFRNTEFDIIFGQGISKIGEIIDMGVELGIVGKSGSWFSYEGSKLGQGRDAVKSLLSDNPDLANEIEGKIRAKLSDQQAPEDTAAAVDEAAEAAEKKAAKK; this comes from the coding sequence ATGAGTAATGTAAATGCGGAAAAATTAAAAGCGTTAAAGCTAACGATTGATAAAATTGACAAAGATTTTGGGAAAGGCAGCGTCATGATGATGAACGAAAAGCCTAATAGTGTAATAGACTCAATATCAACCGGCTCAATTGGTCTTGATACTGCGTTGGGTATTGGTGGATTACCAAGAGGACGTGTCGTTGAAATATACGGACCGGAATCTTCGGGTAAAACCACTTTAGCGACCCATGTCATCGCTGAAGCACAGAAAAGAGGGGGCATGTGTGCCATCGTAGATGCGGAACATGCCTTTGACAGCAGCTATGCCCGCAAATTGGGGGTAGATGTTGATAATTTATTAATCTCCCAGCCTGATTATGGCGAACAGGCGCTGGAAATCACAGACCGTTTGATACTTTCAGGTGCCTTAGATGTAGTTGTTGTAGACTCAGTAGCGGCCTTGGTGCCTAAAGGAGAACTGGAAGGAGAAATGGGTGATTCTAAAATGGGCTTGCAGGCGCGTCTGATGAGTCAGGCATTGCGTAAACTGACAGCGACTATCAGTAAGACCAATACTATTTGTATTTTTATCAATCAGTTACGTGAAAAGATCGGTGTAATGTTCGGCAACCCTGAAACAACTACCGGTGGCAATGCGCTTAAATTTTACGCTTCTGTACGTCTGGACATCCGTCGCGCTGCACAGATTAAAGATGGTGATGTACCTATTGGTAACCGTGTAAAAGTTAAAGTTGTAAAAAACAAAGTGGCTCCTCCGTTTCGCAATACTGAATTTGATATTATTTTTGGACAGGGAATTAGCAAAATCGGGGAAATCATCGATATGGGTGTCGAATTGGGCATCGTTGGTAAAAGCGGCAGCTGGTTCAGCTATGAAGGTAGTAAATTAGGTCAGGGCCGTGATGCGGTGAAAAGCTTATTATCTGATAATCCAGATCTAGCTAATGAAATTGAAGGAAAGATCAGAGCAAAACTTTCTGATCAACAGGCACCCGAAGATACGGCAGCTGCAGTAGACGAGGCCGCCGAAGCTGCAGAGAAAAAAGCGGCAAAAAAATAA
- the ribH gene encoding 6,7-dimethyl-8-ribityllumazine synthase, with product MASTGNNVLTKGIPELADAFVVLVKTEWNAHLVDRLEEGCIQVLTAAGASYKTLVVPGAVELPFAVQRYQNGASRKADAFITLGTVIQGGTPHFEYVCQMVSDGVTALNLTLPVPVIFGVLTLNNEQEAIDRTGGVHGHKGEEAAITALKMIALNRSLD from the coding sequence ATGGCCAGTACTGGAAATAACGTATTGACAAAAGGCATCCCTGAACTAGCGGATGCCTTTGTCGTCCTGGTAAAGACGGAGTGGAATGCTCATTTAGTCGACCGATTGGAAGAAGGGTGTATTCAGGTATTGACGGCAGCAGGTGCCTCCTATAAGACGCTGGTTGTTCCTGGTGCCGTTGAACTGCCTTTCGCCGTGCAGCGCTATCAAAACGGTGCATCTAGAAAGGCGGATGCCTTTATTACACTGGGTACCGTCATTCAAGGCGGAACGCCCCATTTTGAATACGTATGTCAAATGGTTTCAGATGGAGTAACAGCATTGAATTTGACACTTCCTGTTCCGGTCATTTTCGGTGTACTAACCTTAAATAATGAACAAGAGGCAATTGATCGCACAGGCGGAGTGCATGGTCATAAAGGAGAAGAGGCGGCGATTACAGCCCTCAAGATGATCGCTCTGAATCGCAGTCTTGATTAA
- a CDS encoding tetratricopeptide repeat protein, translating into MAYNQAKSSTDLTSFWYKNQKTILTVVAIIIIAILGVIAYKAFIQGPKEDRANEQLSTVQATFQQAAFSPTLDTAAYKAVLNGNGKGGGALGIIKSYSGTPAGNLAKYYAGAAYLHIGDFQSAVKYLKDFKTEQKQIQMMAYGALGDAYSELKQNNAAIDSYKKAASTFEDDAVNASEYLFRAGLLSELAGQKNDAITIYKKLKDEFPNTVKGTQAEKYLNRLELQPTN; encoded by the coding sequence ATGGCTTACAATCAGGCAAAAAGCAGTACGGATCTGACTTCGTTTTGGTATAAAAACCAAAAAACGATATTGACGGTCGTTGCGATTATTATTATTGCCATTTTGGGCGTGATTGCCTACAAGGCCTTTATCCAGGGGCCAAAGGAGGATCGCGCTAATGAGCAGTTATCAACTGTACAGGCTACTTTTCAACAGGCCGCTTTCTCGCCGACGTTGGATACGGCTGCCTATAAGGCCGTGCTCAATGGTAATGGTAAAGGTGGCGGAGCATTAGGGATCATAAAAAGTTACAGTGGTACCCCTGCCGGTAACCTGGCAAAGTATTATGCCGGAGCAGCTTATTTGCACATTGGGGACTTCCAGAGCGCTGTAAAATATCTGAAAGATTTCAAAACGGAGCAGAAACAAATCCAAATGATGGCTTATGGCGCTTTGGGTGATGCTTATAGCGAGTTGAAGCAAAACAATGCAGCTATTGACAGTTATAAGAAAGCGGCTTCAACGTTTGAAGATGACGCTGTCAACGCTTCTGAATATCTTTTCAGGGCAGGTCTTTTAAGTGAACTGGCGGGCCAGAAAAATGACGCCATCACTATTTATAAAAAATTAAAGGATGAATTCCCGAACACGGTTAAAGGTACCCAGGCTGAAAAGTACCTGAACCGTTTGGAGTTACAGCCTACAAACTAA
- a CDS encoding ABC transporter ATP-binding protein, with protein MKKQTSSPRGRSQNGQPKANIFKVLKPYKGLLAGLLIFALLSNMLNLVIPKIIEKGIDNFTHHTYQLSDILAVFLTATVSIFIFSYLQSIIQTYASEKVARDLRRQLADKVSRHSYKQIQAVTPSKILTNLTSDVDAVKTFVSQAIVSIVSSLVLIIGAAILLININWKLGLLVLLVIPIIGGAFFLVFKKVKALFKRSQEVLDKLNRVISEAILGSALIRVLNAQLPEYYKFTEASGEAKNLGLSILRLFALLIPVIVFTANMARLIVLGMGGHFVISQTMTLGEFAAFNSYIAILIFPILIIGFMSNIIARASASYGRIIQILEAPEEKEGGNYNKTLEGNIDIQHLSLNFGDKKALKDVSISIKAGSRTAIIGPTAAGKTQLLYALTTLIHPDNGRILYDGVAIEQYDQEVLLRQIGLVFQDAVIFNMSLRENIAFNADVTPEEMRKAIEVAELGDFIQSLPEGLDTIVSERGGSLSGGQKQRVMLARALAGGPKILLLDEFTARVDKQTEQKIWNNVTRAYPGITLVSITQNLAPIMDYEQIVLLMEGEVIGKGTHAQLMKSSPEYVQIFRSQQSLNAYEPVS; from the coding sequence ATGAAAAAGCAAACATCCTCTCCTAGGGGTCGTTCTCAAAACGGCCAGCCCAAAGCAAATATATTCAAGGTATTAAAGCCCTACAAAGGTCTACTTGCAGGGCTGCTGATTTTTGCCCTGCTCAGTAATATGCTCAACCTGGTTATACCTAAAATAATTGAAAAAGGTATTGACAACTTCACCCATCACACCTATCAGCTTTCAGATATACTCGCGGTCTTTCTGACAGCTACTGTGAGTATTTTTATTTTTAGCTACCTGCAGAGCATCATCCAAACCTATGCCTCCGAGAAGGTGGCCCGGGACCTCAGGCGGCAGTTGGCAGACAAAGTCTCCCGTCATTCATATAAGCAGATTCAGGCCGTCACGCCCAGCAAGATTCTGACCAACCTGACATCAGACGTGGATGCGGTCAAAACTTTTGTATCACAAGCGATCGTTTCTATTGTATCTTCTCTGGTACTGATCATCGGAGCAGCTATCCTGCTGATCAATATCAACTGGAAACTGGGGCTTTTGGTACTACTGGTGATTCCGATCATCGGGGGCGCTTTTTTTCTGGTATTCAAAAAAGTAAAAGCGTTGTTTAAACGCTCTCAGGAGGTGTTGGATAAACTTAACCGAGTCATCAGTGAGGCGATCCTCGGCTCTGCCCTTATTCGCGTACTGAATGCCCAGTTGCCGGAATATTACAAGTTTACCGAAGCGAGTGGCGAAGCAAAAAATCTGGGCTTGTCCATTCTAAGGCTTTTTGCACTGCTCATCCCTGTTATCGTGTTTACAGCTAATATGGCCAGGCTAATTGTATTGGGGATGGGGGGGCACTTTGTGATTTCCCAAACGATGACACTCGGGGAATTTGCTGCATTTAACAGTTATATCGCTATTTTAATCTTCCCTATTCTGATCATCGGATTTATGAGTAATATCATTGCCAGAGCATCAGCATCTTATGGCAGAATCATACAGATACTCGAAGCACCCGAGGAAAAAGAAGGTGGTAATTATAATAAAACACTCGAAGGAAATATCGATATTCAGCACCTTTCCTTGAACTTCGGGGACAAAAAAGCACTAAAAGATGTTTCCATATCGATTAAGGCAGGCTCCAGAACGGCTATCATCGGACCAACAGCGGCTGGAAAAACCCAGCTGCTATATGCCCTCACAACACTGATCCATCCGGATAACGGTAGGATTCTTTATGATGGTGTTGCAATTGAACAGTATGATCAGGAAGTGCTGCTCAGACAGATCGGACTGGTGTTTCAGGATGCGGTTATTTTCAATATGAGCCTCAGGGAAAACATCGCCTTTAATGCAGACGTTACTCCAGAGGAAATGCGAAAAGCAATTGAAGTTGCGGAACTGGGTGATTTTATTCAATCACTTCCTGAAGGATTAGATACCATTGTTTCTGAAAGAGGGGGCAGTCTTTCGGGGGGGCAGAAACAAAGAGTGATGCTGGCAAGGGCACTGGCAGGCGGCCCAAAAATCCTACTCCTTGACGAATTTACAGCCAGAGTCGATAAACAGACGGAGCAGAAAATCTGGAACAATGTCACCCGGGCATACCCGGGTATCACCTTGGTATCCATTACTCAGAACCTGGCACCCATTATGGATTATGAGCAAATCGTCCTCTTAATGGAAGGAGAGGTAATTGGCAAGGGCACCCATGCACAGCTCATGAAATCCTCACCGGAATATGTACAGATTTTCCGGTCTCAACAAAGCCTTAATGCCTACGAACCGGTTTCCTAA
- a CDS encoding (Fe-S)-binding protein, whose protein sequence is MDVQLFIPCFIDQLYPSVAFNMVKVLKKAGCNVKYNTNQTCCGQPAFNAGFFEEAKSVCKKFLEDFKTEDYIVAPSASCTGFVKNYYGKLFENSSLVHDVRSIGERIFEFSDFMVNVLKVEDVGARFEGRATYHDSCAGLRECQIKEEPRRLLSHVKGLELVEMEDTATCCGFGGTFAVKFNPISVAMADQKIRHAEETKADYLISTDMSCLMHIGGYAGKKGTNIKSLHLADVLASGWE, encoded by the coding sequence ATGGATGTTCAACTATTTATACCCTGTTTTATAGATCAGCTCTATCCTTCTGTTGCATTTAATATGGTGAAGGTATTGAAAAAAGCAGGCTGTAATGTTAAATATAATACGAACCAGACCTGTTGTGGACAACCCGCTTTTAATGCAGGTTTTTTTGAAGAGGCGAAGTCTGTCTGTAAAAAGTTTCTGGAAGACTTTAAAACGGAAGACTATATCGTAGCCCCTAGTGCCAGTTGCACGGGGTTTGTCAAAAACTATTACGGCAAATTGTTTGAAAATTCTTCTCTCGTCCACGATGTCAGATCTATTGGAGAGCGCATTTTTGAATTCTCCGATTTTATGGTCAATGTGCTGAAAGTGGAAGATGTAGGTGCCAGATTTGAAGGGCGTGCAACTTATCATGACAGCTGCGCCGGTTTGAGAGAATGTCAGATCAAAGAAGAACCTCGCAGGCTACTCTCGCACGTTAAGGGGCTGGAACTGGTCGAAATGGAGGATACGGCTACCTGTTGCGGTTTTGGTGGAACCTTTGCGGTTAAATTTAACCCCATCAGTGTTGCGATGGCTGATCAGAAAATCAGGCATGCTGAAGAGACAAAGGCAGATTATTTGATTTCCACAGATATGAGTTGCCTGATGCATATTGGTGGTTATGCCGGCAAAAAAGGAACCAATATCAAGAGCCTGCATTTGGCTGATGTACTGGCCAGCGGCTGGGAATAA
- a CDS encoding EVE domain-containing protein, translating to MANNYWLVKSEPFKYSWEQFKKDKKTFWDGVRNYQARNNLKSMKKGDQVFFYHSNEGMEIVGIAQVVKEFYQDPTTDDERWVAVDLKPVRALKAPVDLQQMKAEKRLQDLGLVRQGRLSVCPVTQEQWEVILELSDRNAKDGGKK from the coding sequence ATGGCAAATAATTATTGGCTCGTCAAATCAGAACCCTTCAAATATAGTTGGGAACAATTTAAAAAGGATAAGAAAACCTTTTGGGATGGTGTACGCAATTATCAGGCGCGTAACAACCTGAAGTCTATGAAAAAAGGCGATCAGGTGTTTTTTTATCACAGTAATGAAGGTATGGAGATCGTAGGAATTGCTCAGGTCGTCAAAGAATTTTATCAAGACCCTACCACCGATGATGAACGCTGGGTGGCAGTTGACTTAAAGCCTGTACGGGCATTGAAAGCACCGGTAGATTTGCAGCAAATGAAAGCCGAAAAGCGGTTACAGGATCTAGGACTTGTCCGGCAGGGACGACTTTCTGTTTGTCCGGTAACACAAGAGCAGTGGGAAGTTATTTTGGAACTTTCTGATCGTAATGCAAAGGACGGTGGGAAGAAATAA
- a CDS encoding RNA polymerase sigma factor encodes MIDDTITFKSKKGLKHPKRTKVRVILMKSDAPSIKSLVQDCQNNDASSKEKMYRTFYGYLMGVILRYVRLSDDAEELVNDSFMKIFKHIEGFSGPDEPESYGKSFRGWIAKIASRTAIDHIRKQKSNFNTSEIEKAGAYLASAPVSMDMDIADIMSLLNQLPDTHKLVFNLYEVEGYSHDEIAKMLDIPVSSSRVFLTRAKSKLRALYTTKFSAC; translated from the coding sequence ATGATTGACGATACCATTACATTCAAATCAAAAAAAGGACTCAAGCATCCCAAACGAACAAAAGTCAGGGTCATATTGATGAAAAGCGACGCACCCAGCATTAAAAGCCTTGTCCAGGACTGTCAAAACAATGATGCATCTTCTAAGGAGAAGATGTACCGGACTTTTTATGGCTATTTAATGGGGGTCATTTTGCGCTATGTACGTTTATCAGATGACGCAGAAGAATTGGTTAATGACTCCTTCATGAAGATCTTTAAACATATTGAGGGATTTTCAGGACCTGACGAACCTGAAAGTTATGGTAAATCGTTCAGAGGCTGGATTGCCAAGATTGCGTCCAGAACGGCCATTGACCATATCCGTAAGCAAAAAAGCAATTTTAACACCAGCGAAATTGAAAAGGCAGGAGCCTATTTGGCCAGCGCACCAGTTTCCATGGATATGGATATTGCGGACATTATGTCGTTACTCAACCAATTGCCCGATACACATAAACTGGTGTTTAATCTTTACGAAGTGGAAGGATACTCTCATGATGAAATTGCAAAAATGCTGGATATACCCGTGAGCAGCTCCAGGGTGTTTTTAACCAGGGCCAAAAGCAAATTAAGAGCATTGTACACCACTAAGTTTAGCGCATGTTGA
- a CDS encoding nucleoside-diphosphate kinase has protein sequence MSNTTFTMIKPDATAKGHTGAILDQIIKAGFTIKAMKWTKLTKEQAGAFYEVHKERPFYGELVDFMSSGQIVAAILEKDNAVADFRTLIGSTNPAEAAEGTIRKQFAASIGENAVHGSDSDENAQIEGNFFFSRLERF, from the coding sequence ATGAGCAATACAACTTTTACCATGATTAAACCGGATGCTACGGCCAAAGGCCACACCGGTGCTATCTTAGATCAGATCATTAAAGCTGGCTTTACTATCAAAGCCATGAAATGGACCAAACTGACCAAAGAGCAGGCTGGTGCTTTCTATGAAGTACACAAAGAGCGCCCTTTCTATGGTGAACTGGTTGATTTCATGAGCAGTGGGCAGATCGTAGCCGCTATTTTAGAAAAAGACAATGCAGTCGCTGATTTCAGAACCCTGATTGGTTCTACTAATCCAGCAGAAGCTGCTGAAGGTACCATCCGTAAGCAGTTTGCTGCCTCAATCGGTGAAAATGCGGTTCATGGCAGTGACAGTGACGAAAATGCACAGATCGAAGGAAATTTCTTCTTCTCCAGACTGGAAAGATTCTAA
- the pdhA gene encoding pyruvate dehydrogenase (acetyl-transferring) E1 component subunit alpha, translated as MATNTQFSKETYLYWYELMQLIRQFELKAEEKYKMAGKIRGFFHAYVGQEAIAAGCMTATRPEDPFITAYRDHGLGMAKGITPNEAMAELYGKATGCAKGKGGSMHFFSKEHHFFGGHGIVGGQIGVGAGLAFAEQYRGTDNVVLCFFGDGAARQGVLHETFNLAMLWNLPVIFICENNHYAMGTSVERTSNVLDIYKLADGFEMPGDSVDGMNPENVHEAVSRAVKRAREKGGPTLLEIKTYRYKGHSISDPGKYRTKEELEEYKSKDPILLILHKIREKAIATDEEIAAIDKRIEDVVEAAVKFAEESPFPDASEVLKDVYADPNYEFITD; from the coding sequence GTGGCTACAAATACTCAATTTTCGAAGGAAACCTATTTGTATTGGTATGAACTGATGCAACTTATCCGCCAGTTTGAGCTTAAAGCGGAGGAAAAGTATAAAATGGCAGGGAAAATCCGCGGATTTTTTCATGCCTATGTGGGACAGGAAGCAATTGCTGCAGGCTGTATGACAGCTACTCGCCCCGAGGATCCATTTATTACGGCTTATCGTGATCATGGCCTGGGTATGGCTAAAGGTATTACACCTAATGAAGCCATGGCTGAATTGTATGGTAAAGCTACAGGTTGTGCTAAAGGGAAGGGAGGTAGTATGCACTTTTTCAGTAAAGAACATCATTTCTTTGGCGGCCACGGAATCGTAGGTGGTCAAATTGGTGTTGGTGCGGGATTAGCATTTGCTGAACAATACCGTGGTACCGATAATGTTGTACTTTGTTTCTTTGGAGACGGTGCAGCCAGACAAGGTGTTCTACATGAGACTTTTAACCTGGCTATGTTATGGAATCTACCGGTTATTTTTATTTGTGAGAACAACCACTATGCCATGGGTACTTCCGTGGAAAGAACATCTAATGTGCTGGATATCTATAAATTAGCAGATGGGTTTGAAATGCCAGGTGATTCTGTTGATGGTATGAATCCCGAAAATGTCCATGAAGCGGTTTCCAGAGCTGTAAAACGTGCCCGTGAAAAAGGTGGTCCTACCCTCTTGGAAATCAAGACTTACCGATATAAAGGACACTCAATTTCAGATCCGGGAAAATACCGCACAAAAGAGGAACTGGAAGAATATAAATCCAAGGATCCGATTTTGCTTATTTTGCATAAAATCCGGGAAAAAGCAATTGCCACAGACGAGGAGATCGCAGCTATCGACAAACGTATTGAAGATGTCGTAGAAGCAGCCGTGAAGTTTGCTGAAGAGAGCCCGTTCCCAGATGCCAGTGAAGTACTGAAAGATGTTTATGCGGATCCTAATTATGAATTCATAACAGACTAA
- a CDS encoding DUF4397 domain-containing protein codes for MKKMIEKAIKMRVWLILAIAAFSITSCLKDDNNYSVQAAGVALINAAPGSGPLDFISENKVNSLPTLFGYDTVLSYRSAYPGFRVFGVTLHNSNELLGSQQFSLEPGVAYSLFVTDTIGDIKLVMLQDSLSNMDTTKAAIRFANMSADAPKLSLELSGGSSPDLADIAYSKATEFEAISPSDNYTLKLINSETQKVLATKSEVKFKKGHIYTVWARGVFGSSDSKTKLGLRLMEN; via the coding sequence ATGAAAAAGATGATTGAAAAAGCAATCAAAATGCGTGTATGGCTGATACTGGCAATTGCAGCTTTTAGTATCACTTCCTGTCTGAAGGACGATAATAACTACAGTGTTCAGGCGGCAGGCGTAGCCCTAATTAATGCAGCTCCAGGCTCAGGGCCGCTGGATTTCATCTCAGAAAACAAGGTAAACAGTCTTCCGACATTATTTGGCTATGATACGGTTCTTTCATACAGGAGCGCCTATCCGGGTTTTAGAGTATTTGGAGTAACACTTCATAACTCCAATGAGCTGCTTGGTTCCCAGCAATTTTCTCTGGAACCGGGGGTGGCTTACTCATTATTTGTGACCGATACCATCGGCGATATTAAGTTGGTTATGCTGCAAGATAGCCTAAGCAATATGGATACGACTAAAGCAGCCATTCGTTTTGCCAACATGAGTGCCGATGCGCCCAAGCTTAGCCTGGAATTAAGTGGTGGCAGCAGTCCTGATCTGGCAGATATCGCATATTCAAAAGCTACGGAATTCGAGGCGATCTCTCCATCTGACAATTACACGCTAAAACTCATCAACAGTGAGACGCAAAAAGTGTTGGCGACTAAATCTGAAGTAAAGTTTAAAAAGGGGCATATTTACACTGTTTGGGCCAGAGGAGTCTTTGGAAGTTCAGACAGTAAAACAAAGCTGGGTCTGAGACTCATGGAAAATTAA
- a CDS encoding ABC transporter ATP-binding protein — MNYDLSQAPKSSTKAALKKMLQFLRPERKQLVKALLVMLLNSGITMLTPYLIGYTIDHYIQTGQYHGLMVYCGILFILYLIWAWTEYLQTEVMGSIGQRMLYSLRNEVFGKLQALPVSFFNQNKSGDLIARINSDTDKVNQFFSQSLMRFVDSVFAMTGAMIFLLSINPELGGATLIPGVFILVFVLLVSPWVKRKNAKSLNRSGGLSGEIQESLHNFKTIIAFNRRDYFRRRFQKANHENYQAALHAGLANSVFVPVFALFSNLAQLIVLTFGIYLIAQGQFTIGLLISFIAYAQNFYQPLRQLAALWASFQTAMAAWDRISVILELEPDLIELNETQAATGSDISIAGTPVINFKDVDFEYPGGKKVLHHINFSMEQGKTYALVGPTGGGKTTTASLIARLYDPTSGLVLLNGRDIRSYTANQRTAKIGFILQEPFLFSGTLRDNILYGNDQYKNLDNIELTRLMERMGLSGLLMRFEKGLDTTLNGAGDDISLGQKQLIAFIRAVIRQPEILILDEATANIDTVTEQLLSDILRKLPGSTTRIIIAHRLNTIENADEIFFVNAGEITAAGTFEHALELLLEGKRVS; from the coding sequence ATGAATTACGATTTAAGTCAGGCACCCAAGAGCTCTACCAAGGCTGCTTTAAAGAAAATGCTACAGTTTCTCCGGCCCGAACGCAAGCAGCTGGTTAAAGCTTTGCTGGTCATGCTCCTGAATTCCGGGATTACCATGCTCACACCTTACCTGATTGGTTATACGATTGATCATTATATACAGACGGGTCAATATCACGGATTAATGGTTTATTGCGGTATCCTATTTATACTGTATCTGATCTGGGCCTGGACAGAGTATCTGCAGACAGAAGTCATGGGCAGCATCGGGCAACGTATGCTGTATAGTCTTCGCAATGAGGTCTTCGGTAAACTACAGGCACTTCCCGTAAGCTTTTTTAATCAAAATAAATCAGGGGACCTGATTGCCCGAATCAATAGTGATACAGATAAAGTCAATCAATTCTTTTCACAATCCCTGATGCGTTTTGTGGATAGTGTCTTTGCGATGACAGGCGCAATGATCTTTCTGCTAAGTATCAACCCCGAGCTGGGAGGTGCGACACTGATACCGGGTGTATTCATTTTAGTGTTTGTACTACTGGTCTCTCCCTGGGTCAAAAGAAAGAACGCTAAAAGCCTGAACCGCTCTGGCGGATTAAGCGGAGAAATCCAGGAAAGCCTGCATAATTTTAAGACCATTATTGCCTTTAACAGGAGAGATTATTTTCGCCGGCGCTTTCAGAAAGCGAACCATGAAAACTACCAGGCGGCCTTGCATGCCGGACTAGCCAATAGCGTCTTTGTCCCGGTTTTTGCCCTGTTTTCAAACCTGGCGCAGTTAATTGTATTAACCTTTGGCATCTACCTGATTGCCCAGGGACAATTTACCATTGGCCTGCTAATCAGTTTTATCGCCTATGCCCAGAACTTTTATCAACCACTTCGTCAGCTGGCAGCGCTCTGGGCCAGCTTTCAGACTGCGATGGCTGCCTGGGATAGAATATCGGTCATCTTGGAGCTGGAACCCGATTTAATTGAACTAAATGAAACGCAGGCGGCCACCGGTAGCGACATATCCATAGCAGGAACTCCTGTTATTAACTTTAAGGATGTGGATTTTGAATATCCGGGCGGCAAGAAAGTACTGCATCATATTAATTTTTCTATGGAGCAGGGTAAGACCTATGCACTGGTGGGCCCAACCGGCGGTGGCAAAACCACCACGGCTTCTCTGATCGCAAGGCTCTATGACCCCACCTCTGGCCTTGTACTTTTAAACGGGAGAGACATTCGCAGTTATACAGCAAATCAACGGACCGCCAAGATCGGCTTTATCCTACAGGAGCCTTTTTTATTTTCCGGAACACTGAGAGACAATATTCTATATGGTAATGACCAATATAAAAACCTGGATAACATTGAACTGACCAGGCTTATGGAAAGGATGGGGCTGTCTGGGCTCCTGATGCGTTTTGAAAAGGGGTTAGATACAACACTTAACGGCGCAGGAGATGATATTAGTTTAGGGCAGAAACAGCTGATCGCCTTTATCAGAGCTGTGATCAGGCAACCTGAAATATTGATTCTTGATGAAGCTACGGCTAATATCGACACCGTTACAGAGCAGCTACTCAGTGATATCTTAAGGAAATTACCCGGTAGTACGACCAGGATCATCATTGCACACCGGCTCAATACCATTGAAAACGCAGATGAAATCTTTTTTGTTAACGCTGGTGAAATTACAGCAGCCGGGACGTTTGAGCATGCGTTGGAATTATTGCTGGAAGGAAAGAGAGTCAGTTAG